A single genomic interval of Sebastes umbrosus isolate fSebUmb1 chromosome 11, fSebUmb1.pri, whole genome shotgun sequence harbors:
- the LOC119496872 gene encoding transmembrane protein 79-like encodes MSLLTDDLPEDAPCPTGSTKMQDSGGMKTRQGEGEDEVVRSAMTEASTLQWPGDRQTGGQTGKGDRMSVRSDVSLREAASWTESERGLMAEGERREGGEGEEGAGLNTHLEEEPVGNRLPEKAAQVFSPAVTVLHAPSSPRESEAFWEMESEKSPFLGPRGVPQDYNQHGYQWPEDTPPATYGRGCPNRDVLKVGVSLMTSALFFPLLVWGGFVFLPFDAPLLDGAALRLVYTLRCSVFAAAPIILGWLVLGVSRLRSGAIRPLFDDEVKEVEHHEVTVHRRFVSDSASLFLIYFLQLVVMAMYLSQEQLKLVPLLTVVFALGRLVYWVAAAFDSSIRGFGFGLSFLPSLAMMVANFYFIFTVDAAGSVFSLPSPPEEMLTPPAGKQRFWG; translated from the exons atgtctCTGCTGACGGATGATCTGCCTGAAGACGCCCCGTGCCCAACAGGAAGTACCAAGATGCAAGACAGTGGGGGGATGAAGACGAGACAGGGCGAGGGTGAAGACGAGGTGGTGAGGTCTGCCATGACGGAGGCCAGCACGCTGCAGTGGCccggagacagacagacaggtggacagacaggtaAAGGTGACAGGATGAGTGTGAGGTCAGACGTTTCGCTACGAGAGGCGGCGAGCTGGACGGAGAGTGAGCGAGGGCTGATggcggagggagagaggagggaaggaggggagggcgaggagggggcggggctaaacACACACCTGGAGGAGGAGCCTGTAGGGAACCGCCTGCCGGAGAAAGCAGCTCAGGTGTTCAGTCCTGCAGTCACCGTTCTTCACGCCCCCTCCTCACCCAGAGAGAGtgaggcattctgggaaatggaGTCAGAGAAGAGCCCCTTCCTGGGTCCCCGAGGAGTCCCACAGGACTACAACCAACATGGATACCAGTGGCCTGAGGACACGCCCCCTGCCACAT atgGGCGGGGCTGTCCCAACAGGGACGTCCTGAAGGTGGGCGTGTCCCTGATGACGTCAGCGCTCTTCTTCCCCCTCCTGGTGTGGGGGGGGTTTGTCTTCCTTCCGTTTGACGCCCCTCTGCTGGACGGCGCCGCCCTCAGACTCGTCTACACGCTGCGCTGCTCCGTGTTTGCCGCCGCCCCCATCATCCTCG gTTGGTTGGTCCTGGGCGTCAGTCGTCTCAGGTCAGGTGCGATTCGCCCTCTGTTTGATGACGAGGTGAAGGAGGTGGAGCATCACGAGGTCACCGTCCATCGACGCTTCGTCTCGGACTCCGCTTCCCTGTTCCTGATCTACTTCCTGCAGCTGGTCGTCATGGCAATGTACCTGAGCCAGGAGCAGCTGAAGCTTGTCCCTCTGTTGACCGTTGTCTTCGCCCTCGGACG GCTGGTTTACTGGGTGGCTGCAGCTTTCGACAGCAGCATTCGTGGTTTTGGTTTCGGCCTCTCCTTCCTACCGAGTCTAGCCATGATGGTCGCCAACTTCTACTTCATCTTCACGGTGGATGCGGCTGGGTCCGTCTTCAGCCTCCCATCTCCTCCTGAGGAGATGTTGACTCCACCCGCTGGCAAACAGAGGTTCTGGGGATGA